The Erigeron canadensis isolate Cc75 chromosome 4, C_canadensis_v1, whole genome shotgun sequence genome window below encodes:
- the LOC122596968 gene encoding uncharacterized protein LOC122596968, with product MAPRRTDEDSNVEARRQEEEARRRTSNVELADLISQQINSVMPAIATQIAESVTATLNTARRQDGGGNVNDRNAYKTFTSCNPKEFYGTEGPVGLLTWFQSMEAILNIIDCAPTDRVKFAVSKLQGRALAWWNLQVTTRGQAMMNALTWEQLKEEMKREYCPRPVVQKLEIEFWNHAMKGMELETYAIRFHELCVLVPDMVNTEAKKVERFIYGLLPEVRLMVTKANPTTLEEAISLSTRLVNDLVRTGKYSRRESSSRQEGGSRFGDRKGNGPDKRQKIVRNYGVAEVNPNPNRGQPPKCNRCGYNHLDECRHCTTCNRMGHLAIYYRSGTRIGGNNGGCRECGAMDHCRNACPKLGRAQGNRGNGNGNRGNFRNVGNRGN from the coding sequence ATGGCACCACGAAGGACCGACGAAGATTCAAATGTTGAGGCTAGgcgccaggaggaagaggcccGAAGGAGGACCTCAAATGTTGAGCTAGCCGAcctcatttctcaacaaatcaactCCGTTATGCCAGCCATTGCTACTCAAATTGCGGAGAGTGTGACCGCCACACTTAACACGGCCCGAAGACAAGATGGAGGAGGTAATGTGAATGATAGAAATGCTTACAAGACTTTCACTTCGTGCAACCCCAAGGAATTCTATGGGACGGAAGGTCCAGTTGGTTTGCTCACATGGTTCCAAAGCATGGAGgccatcttgaacatcattgaTTGTGCACCGACCGACCGTGTCAAGTTTGCTGTTAGCAAGCTCCAAGGAAGGGCACTCGCttggtggaacctccaagtcacTACGAGGGGTCAAGCCATGATGAATGCCTTGACTTGGGAGCAGCTCAAAGAAGAGATGAAGCGGGAGTATTGTCCTAGGCCAGTCGTGCAAAAGTTGGAGATAGAATTCTGGAATCATGCTATGAAAGGAATGGAGTTGGAGACATATGCAATTCGTTTCCACGAGTTGTGTGTGCTAGTGCCTGACATGGTGAACACTGAGGCCAAGAAGGTTGAGAGGTTTATTTATGGATTGTTACCGGAAGTAAGATTGATGGTCACGAAAGCAAATCCCACTACACTTGAAGAAGCAATAAGTTTGTCAACAAGATTGGTTAATGACTTGGTTAGGACAGGGAAATACTCACGACGCGAGTCAAGTTCAAGGCAAGAAGGAGGAAGCCGATTTGGTGATCGTAAGGGGAATGGGCCGGATAAGAGGCAAAAGATTGTAAGGAACTATGGTGTTGCCGAAGTTAACCCCAACCCGAACCGTGGGCAGCCTCCAAAGTGCAATCGTTGTGGATATAACCATCTGGATGAGTGTAGGCATTGCACGACTTGTAACCGGATGGGGCATCTCGCCATCTACTATCGGAGTGGGACAAGAATTGGAGGAAACAATGGAGGATGTCGTGAATGCGGAGCCATGGACCATTGCAGAAATGCATGTCCTAAGTTGGGGAGAGCACAAGGCAACCGTGGGAATGGAAATGGCAACCGTGGCAACTTTAGGAATGTTGGAAATCGTGGGAACTAA